In a genomic window of Magnolia sinica isolate HGM2019 chromosome 14, MsV1, whole genome shotgun sequence:
- the LOC131224686 gene encoding uncharacterized protein LOC131224686 isoform X5, with amino-acid sequence MWISCYVDDIKMDVRDMNAFESGSFDAVIDKGTLDSLMCGHNAQQNAAKMLEEVGRILKDRGIYVLITYGAPCYRLPLLREPCSWTIKLHVIEKLGSETSPHPKWELTDPVLLNENGSSVTAVLDCSWVGDSTIRIKRNPNCGGPRTLKVGFFVLKWCFFPPLKITIIGIFSSYFSFHNYNHAVGTALVLFTRRGGHGTTKTPIGLNPDFAGSPAQMDP; translated from the exons ATGTGGATATCATGTTATGTTGACG ATATCAAAATGGATGTTCGAGATATGAATGCTTTTGAATCTGGTTCATTTGATGCTGTTATTGATAAAG GAACTCTAGACTCTCTAATG TGTGGACATAATGCACAACAAAATGCTGCTAAGATGCTTGAGGAGGTTGGGAG GATTCTCAAGGACAGAGGAATCTATGTTCTG ATTACATATGGAGCTCCATGTTATCGACTGCCTTTATTGAGAGAGCCATGCTCATGGACAATAAAACTCCATGTAATAG AAAAGCTTGGTTCGGAGACAAGTCCACATCCCAAATGGGAACTGACAGATCCCGTGCTGTTGAACGAGAATGGCAGCTCAGTCACTGCAGTTCTAG acTGCAGTTGGGTAGGGGATTCCACAATCAGGATTAAGCGTAATCCCAATTGTGGTGGGCCCCGTACCCTCAAAGTTGGATTCTTTGTGCTCAAGTGGTGCTTTTTCCCCCCTCTTAAAATCACAATTATTGGCATATTTAGTTCTTACTTTAGCTTCCATAATTACAATCATGCGGTGGGAACTGCTTTAGTACTTTTTACTCGACGTGGAGGGCATGGGACCACCAAAACCCCGATTGGGCTTAATCCTGATTTTGCAGGGTCCCCTGCCCAAATGGATCCTTAA